Below is a window of Musa acuminata AAA Group cultivar baxijiao chromosome BXJ3-11, Cavendish_Baxijiao_AAA, whole genome shotgun sequence DNA.
GGTCTCCGACTCCTCCCATGCAACGTATGTCTCCCTGCCAGATGAACACAATGATCTGATCTCAAGTGATAAGATCCAACTAGGGCAATTCATTCATGTTGATGGCATCGAGGCAGGCTCTCCTGTGCCCATTCTTAAGGGTGTGAGGCCACTCCCTGGTCGTCATCCCTGTGTTGGGAATCCCGAGGATATCGTTGCTGCCAACAGTTCTCATGGTTTCCTTGATGCAGAGAAGCCACAGCAATCCAGTGACACAAGCTGTAACATAAACACTACTTCAGTAAATGAGAAAAGCAAATTGGGGAATTCGAAGTTAGCCATTAAAACACAGGAGGTGCAAAAGAAAAGGGCTTCACTTGGTAAGTCAGGCTCTTTCCAGTCGAAACAACTGGCCAGTGACAAATTGGGGAAGGATGGTATCAGTGTGAGGTTAAAATCAATGGACTCATGGTCGATAACTTCGTCTCCAACAAGTGTTTGTACTTTGCCTGCATCATTCGAGAAGTTCTCCTTTGAGAAGTTCTCCAATGAAACTAAGAAGCAAGCACAAGCCCAAAGACCAGAGAAACCATTGTCAAGGTTTCGTCTGTTGGATAAGGCAGCTTCTGTCTTGAAAGTGAACAATGTTGGTAGAAAATCTTCTGCTGGAAATTTCTTAAGAAATTTGGTGCCAGACATTGAGTTAGATCCCAATGGTTTAAGAAAAAGCTGGGTGGAGAAAGTGGAGGCAAAAGGATGGGATAGTTCTACCTTAAAAGCAGCCAAACTTGAGACAAGATCCAAATCTAAGAGCACTTCGGTGAGTTTATTCTCTGAATTACTCTGCATTGGTATCGTTCTTACAACAACAATATGGATCTATTAAAAATAGCTGCCTTATCTGCtctgtctttctttctttctagtgGAAGTAATTATCTCAGTAGTTAGTTTGATAGGATAGGATTTTATTTTAATAGATTTTAATCTTTTGGTTGCAACAATCTTCTGTTTATATTTTAGCCATCTTGGTGAAGGCTTTACATGCTAATTAATTAGATATCTTGATCTCTACAGAAAAAGATGGATATCTGTTATGCAATTTCTATCAATTTATGAAGTAAGACTTTCTTATTGATATAATTTTAGATAAGGATGTACATAAACTACCAAGCACCATTTTATCCACTATTgcaatatcaaaatataagagACATAGAAGTTGGTTGTATTTAATCACAACATGTTGATAATGTGCTTTAGAAGTTATGTAGAAGTTGTATTTCCGATGGCCCCCTTAACAACTAGTTCTTGTAACCTGCAGGCTCCTCAACAGAAGTCATCAACAAATGAGAAACTGTTAACTAAGAAGGATAGCAAGATTCAAACTACCATGAAGAAAACCAATGCAAAAGCTGCCACCGATGATTCTGATAGATCAGCTAAACGGCGGCCTTCTGTCATAAAGAAGTCCTCAGAAACTGCTACCAGTCTGAATCTTGCTGACTTTGTCAAAGTTGTTCCAACCAATAGAAAATGGACTGATAGTAGTGTTTCATGGTCATCGCTTCCATCATCTCTAGCAGAACTAGGAAAGGTATGATTGATATCATTCAATGATATGGCCAAAGTAGATTCTAATGTAAATGGTTGAGCTGATTTTTCCAAGTCATATCACTACATTTTGGAAGGGTTATCTTTCTGTGTTTGTGCCTAAATGGTGATGTGGACCTATATGGCATTAACTATGTGAAACTACAATGAGGGTTACTCAAGGTTTCTTTTAATCACCAACATTTTGCGACTTGGGCAAAAATTATGCACCAGGTCTAGGTTAACAAGTCAACCGTTCGCAGTGTGCAACTGTGTCCAGACGAAGCATTTTCATTTTTGGAATAGAAGTATCTTGGTTATGCTATCTGGCAGTGACTGGACTgacaatttataaattttaggaGCTGTTGAAGTATAGGGATGCAGCACAACTGGCTGCTGTTGAGGCTGTACAAGAAGCTTCTGCTGCAGACAGCTTGATTCGGTGCTTAAGGTAATTACTCTTGCAAAACACTTGCTGTAGTTTTGCATACTGTTCAACTATCTATTTTTGGTGCTGCAAGTCATAGGATCTTTCATCGCATATCATTTAGACTTGCTTTTTATTGATTCTCTTTTCCACCAGGATCTAGTTTCATCCTCATCATAGTTAGAAGCTGTCCTGTATGCCCTTATCCCAACTTGAGATGCCTGTTTGAGGGTTCAGTAATCTAACATCCTAACTTGCCAACTAATTGTCATCCTTTATATAGCTATCAGGTTT
It encodes the following:
- the LOC103971502 gene encoding uncharacterized protein LOC103971502 — protein: MCFEVNKMAASLVPGVLIKLLQHLNTNVKVGSKHRSSLLQVVSIVPALSGSDLFTNQGFYLKVSDSSHATYVSLPDEHNDLISSDKIQLGQFIHVDGIEAGSPVPILKGVRPLPGRHPCVGNPEDIVAANSSHGFLDAEKPQQSSDTSCNINTTSVNEKSKLGNSKLAIKTQEVQKKRASLGKSGSFQSKQLASDKLGKDGISVRLKSMDSWSITSSPTSVCTLPASFEKFSFEKFSNETKKQAQAQRPEKPLSRFRLLDKAASVLKVNNVGRKSSAGNFLRNLVPDIELDPNGLRKSWVEKVEAKGWDSSTLKAAKLETRSKSKSTSAPQQKSSTNEKLLTKKDSKIQTTMKKTNAKAATDDSDRSAKRRPSVIKKSSETATSLNLADFVKVVPTNRKWTDSSVSWSSLPSSLAELGKELLKYRDAAQLAAVEAVQEASAADSLIRCLSMYAEISTSAKEDNPRPTVEQFLALYASLRNATAVTDSLSKTTLQTLPVTAPGQSLSGDPTLEEALKVSADVRRRAVSWVGAAVATDLAPFSLYDHKPSSASTASRAVLVLEGPSKTAAATAPSKATQTKSRLSLTSVSVGRGNARGPAAPPSPPPEWEREVGPNEGARLVRTLREESRAWFLGFVERFVDAEAAARGRSNRQQLAAMLSQLKKVNEWLEAIGCHRSDGEAVDGEGSGDVPAETVERLRKKIYEYLLTHVESVAVAVGGACPPSQAVVGRSGRRG